A window of the Fibrobacter sp. genome harbors these coding sequences:
- the ahcY gene encoding adenosylhomocysteinase, protein MEYKVKDINLAAWGRKELDLAETEMPGLMALRKEYEGKKPLAGARIMGSLHMTVQTAILIETLVDLGADVRWVSCNIFSTQDHAAAAVVVGKKGTVENPQGVPVFAWKGESLEEYWENTAKALVWPDGKTADLIVDDGGDATMLVTCGAEFEEAGKVPEFNPETDSEEWGVFLATCKKIFEKDPKQWTRARETLKGVSEETTTGVHRLYQMAKEGRLKFPAINVNDSVTKSKFDNLYGCRHSLIDGINRASDVMMAGKIAVVCGYGDVGKGCAQSLRGQGARVIVTEVDPICALQAVMEGYEVKTLDEVVSEADIFVTTTGNIGIISAAQMSKMKHRAIVGNIGHFDNEIDMAGLKKIPGIVRNEIKPQYDEWIFPDGHSILVLAEGRLLNLGCATGHPSFVMSASFTNQTIAQIDLWLNATGKQTVAGIKYETGVVYTLPKILDEKVARLHLEKLGVHLTTLTQAQADYIGVKVEGPYKVDFYRY, encoded by the coding sequence ATGGAATACAAAGTTAAAGATATCAACCTTGCCGCCTGGGGCCGCAAGGAACTGGACCTGGCCGAAACTGAAATGCCGGGCCTCATGGCTCTCCGCAAGGAATACGAAGGCAAGAAGCCTCTCGCTGGCGCACGCATCATGGGTTCTCTCCACATGACCGTGCAGACCGCTATCCTCATCGAAACTCTCGTTGACCTGGGCGCAGACGTTCGCTGGGTCTCCTGCAACATCTTCAGTACCCAGGACCATGCTGCCGCTGCAGTTGTCGTGGGCAAGAAGGGCACTGTGGAAAACCCGCAGGGTGTTCCTGTTTTCGCTTGGAAGGGCGAATCCTTGGAAGAATACTGGGAAAACACTGCCAAGGCTCTCGTATGGCCCGACGGCAAGACTGCAGACCTGATTGTGGACGACGGTGGCGACGCTACCATGCTGGTGACCTGCGGTGCCGAGTTCGAAGAAGCAGGCAAGGTTCCTGAATTCAACCCGGAAACCGACTCCGAAGAATGGGGCGTGTTCCTCGCAACTTGCAAGAAGATTTTCGAAAAGGATCCGAAGCAGTGGACCCGCGCTCGCGAAACCCTCAAGGGTGTTTCCGAAGAAACCACTACCGGCGTGCATCGCCTGTACCAGATGGCCAAGGAAGGCCGCCTGAAGTTCCCGGCCATCAACGTGAACGATTCCGTGACCAAGTCCAAGTTCGACAACCTCTACGGTTGCCGCCACTCCCTCATCGACGGCATCAACCGCGCTTCCGACGTGATGATGGCCGGCAAGATCGCTGTGGTCTGCGGCTACGGTGACGTGGGTAAGGGTTGTGCCCAGTCCCTCCGCGGTCAGGGCGCTCGCGTGATCGTTACTGAAGTGGACCCCATCTGCGCTCTCCAGGCTGTGATGGAAGGCTACGAAGTGAAGACTCTCGACGAAGTCGTTTCCGAGGCAGATATCTTTGTCACCACCACCGGTAACATCGGCATTATCTCCGCCGCTCAGATGAGCAAGATGAAGCATCGCGCCATCGTGGGCAACATCGGCCACTTCGACAACGAAATCGACATGGCTGGCCTCAAGAAGATTCCGGGCATCGTTCGCAACGAAATCAAGCCCCAGTACGATGAATGGATCTTCCCCGATGGCCACAGCATCCTCGTGCTCGCTGAAGGCCGCTTGCTGAACCTCGGCTGCGCTACCGGTCACCCCAGCTTCGTGATGTCCGCTAGCTTCACCAACCAGACCATCGCCCAGATCGACCTGTGGCTCAACGCTACCGGCAAGCAGACTGTGGCTGGCATCAAGTACGAAACCGGCGTCGTTTACACCTTGCCGAAGATCCTGGATGAAAAGGTTGCTCGCCTGCACCTCGAAAAGCTGGGCGTTCACCTGACTACCCTCACCCAGGCTCAGGCCGACTACATCGGCGTGAAGGTTGAAGGTCCGT
- a CDS encoding alpha/beta hydrolase: protein MSLLAANAVAEDAVKDPYLGEPFIARSFDTEPVAQFPSFHATIVEYPFGSFVAADSATAQPKASVLYIHGFNDYYFQREMAEKADSAGYAFYAVDLHNYGRSLREGDRIGEVHNIAEYYPELDSCVAQMKRQHPDAPVAIIGHSTGGLVATMYADAREKGKDFSAVVLNSPFLEMNYEFLTRELIIPGISVLGQFFPSFGVPRGENTNYAESLLKQYRGEWEFDTTIKTINSIPVNFAWVRAIHKAHAFVQKGLELDTPILVMHSDCSIDQDEWADEYTRCDGVLNVEDIKRYGARLGSQITMAEIPGALHDIVLSKKPVRDNAYNIIFNFLDETLPASTMAAE from the coding sequence TTGTCTCTGCTGGCTGCAAATGCCGTTGCAGAAGACGCCGTGAAGGATCCCTATCTGGGGGAACCTTTCATTGCGCGCAGTTTCGATACCGAACCCGTCGCCCAGTTCCCGAGTTTCCACGCCACCATCGTTGAATACCCCTTCGGCAGTTTCGTTGCGGCTGATTCTGCGACTGCTCAGCCCAAGGCATCCGTCCTCTACATTCACGGATTCAACGACTACTACTTCCAGCGGGAAATGGCTGAAAAGGCCGACTCTGCAGGCTACGCATTCTATGCCGTCGATCTGCACAACTATGGCCGCTCCCTCCGAGAAGGCGACCGCATCGGTGAAGTCCACAACATCGCGGAATACTATCCCGAGCTGGATTCCTGCGTCGCCCAAATGAAGCGCCAGCACCCTGATGCTCCCGTGGCAATTATCGGCCACAGTACCGGCGGCCTCGTCGCCACCATGTATGCGGACGCCCGCGAAAAAGGCAAGGACTTCTCCGCCGTGGTTCTGAACAGCCCCTTCCTGGAAATGAACTACGAGTTCCTCACCCGCGAACTGATCATCCCGGGCATTTCCGTGCTGGGCCAGTTCTTTCCGAGCTTCGGCGTTCCCCGCGGTGAAAATACCAACTACGCTGAAAGCCTGCTCAAGCAGTACCGCGGCGAATGGGAATTCGATACCACCATCAAGACTATCAACAGCATCCCCGTGAACTTCGCCTGGGTTCGCGCCATCCACAAGGCACACGCCTTCGTGCAGAAGGGTCTGGAGCTGGACACCCCGATCCTCGTGATGCATAGCGACTGCAGCATCGATCAGGACGAATGGGCCGACGAATATACCCGCTGCGACGGCGTCCTCAACGTGGAAGACATCAAGCGCTACGGCGCACGACTGGGCTCCCAGATCACCATGGCCGAAATCCCCGGCGCCCTCCACGATATCGTCCTTTCCAAGAAACCTGTCCGCGACAACGCCTACAACATCATCTTCAACTTCCTGGACGAAACACTTCCCGCTTCGACCATGGCCGCTGAATAA
- a CDS encoding glycosyl hydrolase family 5, protein MKFPFFKALVAASAFALICSCGDESPTKTEDSGSKYIVADRSYIFVDSNKNTYLISDKGVVSDTNGTVIGLADSASGLIVYADGTPIATEVDFSKLEVVEPTIILADGWLLNTDQTLIIYQDLIVYDAAGNPIGTFVLNEGTFIGNIYTIDGNLMVKDVDLSALPIVSANVSLPGSSSAGSDDLGTPSSDSNPGSSGSVPKSSSSVAKSSSSSAPPPSSSSADPNGNCPVIKYVNGGASGSGFASRYWDCCKPSCSWNENAGGHLAKQCDAKGNQINDPGSGSICSGGNAATCVSQSPFTIEGCENIGFAFAAVPGSQGGKCGHCYELTFTGEAYYYDGDQKKSSTGTGSKRLKNAGKKLIIMASNIGYDVRNDQFDIMIPGGGYGAFDGCSSRMGWGDQGERYGGLLSQCEIANNYAYVKAKNCLIEKCNSNFGSDKVAKEGCLFLANFLEATSNPAHTFKEVECPEVLKNKY, encoded by the coding sequence ATGAAGTTTCCATTTTTCAAGGCTCTTGTCGCTGCAAGCGCATTCGCACTGATCTGCAGCTGCGGCGACGAATCCCCGACAAAAACAGAAGATAGCGGCTCCAAGTACATCGTTGCCGATCGTTCCTACATTTTTGTTGACTCCAACAAAAACACATACCTCATTTCCGACAAGGGTGTCGTATCCGACACCAATGGCACTGTCATCGGCCTTGCAGACAGCGCATCCGGTCTTATCGTCTATGCAGACGGCACCCCAATCGCCACGGAAGTCGATTTTTCCAAGCTTGAAGTCGTAGAACCCACCATCATCCTCGCCGATGGCTGGCTCCTCAACACCGACCAGACCTTGATCATCTACCAGGATCTCATTGTCTACGACGCAGCCGGTAATCCCATCGGAACCTTCGTCCTTAACGAAGGCACCTTCATCGGCAACATCTACACCATCGACGGAAACCTCATGGTGAAGGATGTAGACCTGAGCGCCCTGCCTATCGTCTCTGCAAACGTATCCCTTCCGGGTTCCAGCAGCGCAGGCTCCGACGATCTCGGCACTCCGAGTTCCGACAGCAACCCCGGATCTTCCGGAAGCGTCCCGAAATCCTCCAGCAGCGTCGCAAAGTCCTCTTCCAGCTCCGCTCCTCCCCCGAGCAGCTCCAGCGCCGACCCCAACGGAAACTGCCCCGTCATCAAGTACGTGAACGGTGGTGCCAGCGGTTCCGGCTTCGCCAGCCGTTACTGGGACTGCTGCAAGCCCAGCTGTTCCTGGAACGAAAACGCAGGCGGCCATTTGGCCAAGCAGTGCGACGCCAAGGGTAACCAGATCAACGACCCGGGTTCCGGAAGTATCTGTAGCGGCGGCAACGCAGCAACTTGCGTTAGCCAGTCTCCGTTCACCATCGAAGGTTGCGAAAATATCGGTTTCGCCTTCGCTGCAGTTCCTGGAAGCCAGGGCGGTAAGTGCGGTCACTGCTACGAGCTCACCTTCACCGGCGAAGCATATTACTACGATGGCGACCAGAAGAAGTCCAGCACCGGCACCGGTTCCAAGAGATTGAAGAACGCAGGCAAGAAGCTCATCATCATGGCCTCCAACATCGGCTACGACGTCAGAAACGACCAGTTCGATATCATGATTCCGGGCGGCGGCTACGGCGCATTTGACGGATGCTCCTCCAGAATGGGTTGGGGCGACCAGGGCGAACGCTACGGCGGCCTCCTCAGTCAGTGCGAAATCGCCAATAACTATGCCTATGTCAAGGCCAAGAACTGCCTCATCGAAAAGTGCAACAGCAACTTCGGCAGCGACAAGGTGGCAAAGGAAGGCTGCCTCTTCCTGGCCAACTTCCTGGAAGCCACCAGCAACCCGGCACACACTTTCAAGGAAGTGGAATGCCCGGAAGTCCTCAAAAACAAGTACTAA
- a CDS encoding glycosyl hydrolase family 5 has translation MKHPFFKSVLVLAAAAALINCSEENTTAPENDQVVSGQLVASDYCWVLNTDQTLLILATGVVTDVNGNAVGYTDPTFTNIVTLDGTQFIVTNIDLNNLTMLNPGDPIPSNNSLIPGSSATVAVPSSSATIATPASSAANGNGNAGTVVNPTSSATNVTAKSSSSAKPASSTGTQNNNNQQTQGGSDGTCFDKPSNKYVKPYDNLNVNGASYAYKEDCTINCYYDPQGKNCASLGSSTNTNNNQQQTQNNNQQQSSSSKPKSSSSAPKSSSSQQQQQQSGNTSGTVSSNYTIKYVAGGKSGSGYASRYWDCCEPHCAWPEHGGKASTCDARGNKVQGGSQSMCDGGNAGICRGQFPIVVNDTLAFAFAATPGGESNCGKCFDLVFTGQGKYATDNHTKLKGKHLIVMSNNVGYDVAGGQFDIMIPGGGFGIFDGCSAKMGWGSQGARYGGLLTECEESSGYKASTYKSCLTNKCNTSFANDPQAKEGCLFLANWMNAAGNPLHNYKEVECPQELIARF, from the coding sequence ATGAAACACCCATTTTTTAAGTCCGTCCTGGTTCTTGCAGCAGCTGCAGCACTGATTAACTGCTCCGAAGAGAATACCACTGCCCCCGAAAACGACCAGGTCGTAAGCGGACAATTAGTCGCCAGCGACTACTGCTGGGTTCTCAACACCGACCAGACCTTGCTTATCCTGGCAACTGGCGTTGTAACAGATGTGAACGGCAATGCTGTAGGCTACACCGACCCGACTTTCACGAACATCGTCACTCTTGACGGCACTCAGTTCATCGTCACGAACATCGACCTGAACAATCTTACCATGCTGAACCCGGGTGACCCCATTCCGAGCAACAACTCCCTGATTCCGGGATCTAGCGCAACCGTCGCTGTTCCGAGTTCCTCTGCAACTATTGCAACCCCGGCTTCCTCCGCTGCAAACGGCAATGGCAACGCAGGAACAGTTGTAAACCCGACTTCTTCTGCAACTAACGTAACAGCAAAGTCTAGTTCTTCCGCAAAGCCTGCTTCCTCCACAGGAACCCAGAATAACAACAATCAGCAGACTCAGGGCGGCTCTGACGGCACTTGCTTCGACAAGCCTTCTAACAAGTATGTAAAGCCCTACGACAATCTCAACGTGAACGGTGCATCTTACGCCTACAAGGAAGACTGCACCATCAACTGCTATTACGATCCGCAGGGCAAGAATTGCGCAAGCCTCGGCTCTAGCACCAACACCAATAATAACCAGCAGCAGACTCAAAACAATAATCAGCAGCAGTCTTCTTCTAGCAAGCCAAAGTCTTCCAGCTCCGCTCCGAAGTCTTCTTCTAGCCAGCAGCAACAGCAGCAGAGCGGCAACACTAGCGGCACCGTTTCCAGCAACTACACCATCAAGTACGTTGCCGGCGGTAAGTCTGGTTCCGGCTATGCCTCCCGTTACTGGGACTGCTGCGAACCTCACTGTGCATGGCCCGAACACGGCGGCAAGGCATCCACTTGCGACGCAAGGGGTAACAAGGTCCAGGGCGGTTCCCAGAGTATGTGCGATGGCGGTAACGCAGGCATTTGCCGCGGTCAGTTCCCCATCGTTGTCAACGACACCCTGGCATTCGCCTTTGCAGCAACTCCGGGTGGTGAAAGCAACTGTGGTAAGTGCTTCGACCTGGTATTTACTGGTCAGGGCAAGTATGCAACCGACAACCATACCAAACTGAAGGGCAAGCATCTTATCGTTATGTCCAACAACGTGGGTTATGACGTGGCCGGCGGCCAGTTCGATATTATGATCCCTGGTGGTGGCTTCGGTATCTTTGACGGTTGCTCCGCAAAGATGGGCTGGGGCTCCCAGGGCGCACGCTACGGTGGACTCCTGACCGAATGTGAAGAATCCTCCGGATATAAGGCATCCACCTACAAGAGCTGCCTCACCAACAAGTGCAACACCTCCTTCGCAAACGACCCGCAAGCCAAGGAAGGCTGCCTGTTCCTCGCCAACTGGATGAATGCTGCAGGTAATCCACTCCACAACTACAAGGAAGTGGAATGCCCGCAGGAACTCATCGCAAGATTCTAG